A section of the Pseudomonas flavescens genome encodes:
- a CDS encoding DUF3182 family protein: MTSTRGVALIDMNAALPEHDAEMQLLLGEKLASLLAIPLLGWRGQDLPNDDCYLLPSDTVIGLEAIGRLGIGRAENFFGGAVPQPFMATKAISHPLIDEPRHVPEGWSAAFHARIKSSVLAGNTAFDLEDARHAATRLLHNGPVRIKPVRGRAGRGQQLIADQAELEACLDGQDAEEVKQWGLVFEEHLQRVATFSVGQVTVAGITASYFGTQRLTRDDNGHEVYGGSKLSIVRGGYAELQALPLDAQAREAIDQAQCYEQAALEIYGLIASRRNYDIAQGVDHSGCQRSGVLEQSWRLGGASAAELVALQALQQDPQLSQVCASTYESYSDDAPSGAQLLQRRYIAPHGTLSRYVKVETDGRT; this comes from the coding sequence ATGACGAGCACAAGAGGTGTTGCATTGATTGATATGAATGCGGCATTGCCTGAGCACGACGCTGAAATGCAGCTACTGCTAGGCGAAAAGCTGGCCTCGCTATTGGCAATCCCTTTGTTGGGTTGGCGTGGTCAGGATCTCCCGAATGACGACTGTTACTTGTTGCCCTCCGACACGGTCATCGGCTTAGAGGCCATAGGTCGCCTTGGCATAGGCCGAGCGGAGAATTTTTTTGGTGGTGCGGTGCCGCAACCCTTCATGGCAACCAAGGCCATCAGCCATCCGTTGATCGACGAGCCCAGGCACGTACCTGAAGGTTGGAGCGCCGCTTTTCATGCTCGTATTAAATCCTCGGTATTGGCCGGCAACACGGCTTTCGATCTGGAGGATGCAAGGCATGCAGCGACGCGCTTGTTGCATAACGGGCCAGTGAGAATTAAGCCAGTGCGTGGAAGAGCCGGACGCGGCCAGCAATTGATTGCAGACCAGGCCGAATTGGAGGCGTGTCTCGACGGTCAGGACGCTGAAGAAGTGAAGCAGTGGGGTCTGGTGTTCGAGGAGCATCTGCAACGTGTCGCGACGTTTAGCGTGGGGCAGGTGACTGTCGCAGGCATTACCGCGAGCTATTTTGGCACGCAGCGACTGACTCGTGATGATAACGGGCATGAGGTTTACGGCGGCTCGAAGCTGAGCATAGTGCGAGGCGGTTATGCAGAGCTGCAGGCTCTGCCACTCGATGCTCAGGCGCGCGAAGCCATTGATCAGGCGCAGTGCTACGAACAGGCAGCGCTTGAGATTTATGGCTTGATTGCATCGAGGCGTAATTATGACATCGCCCAGGGCGTTGACCATTCCGGTTGTCAGCGATCCGGGGTTCTGGAGCAGTCATGGCGGCTTGGCGGTGCCAGCGCCGCGGAGCTCGTCGCGCTACAGGCCCTGCAGCAAGATCCTCAGCTGTCACAGGTATGTGCCAGTACCTACGAGTCCTACAGCGATGATGCGCCATCGGGCGCGCAACTGCTTCAACGTCGCTACATCGCTCCCCATGGGACGCTCAGCAGATACGTGAAGGTTGAAACCGATGGCCGCACATAG
- a CDS encoding CheR family methyltransferase — MSKPTRNAGTPSTPVEPSHLRFPVVGLGASAGGLSALLRLFEHMPSNNGMAFVVVMHLSPTHESNADSILQKATKMKVRQVSKPVPIEPNCIYLISPGKQLTMNDGYLRVTDMPENQPRNIAIDLFMRTLADAHQERAISVILTGSGSDGSSGLSRVKEQGGVTIAQSPGDAEYDDMPRSAIATGQVDFTLPVIEIPQKLIELWDTMRNIQLPADVDIPTPHQRIQDPEQANAAEAALKEILTLLRTRTGHDFKHYKRATVLRRIERRMQVNRVNDLPAYRTFLQEHTEESKKLLDDMLIGVTNFFRDREAFETLERDIIPRLFDIPSESEAVRVWSAGCSSGEEAYSLSMLLADQIAYSQRDCTYQVFATDIDEHSIATGRTGLYPESVLPDISPARLRQYFTKEQSRYRVKKEIRERVLFAMHSLLRDPPFSKLHLISCRNLLIYLDRDVQAQILQMFHFALLPGGYLFLGSSESADICLELFTPVDKKNRIYRAKAGAAQIRPSSPLPFEANTASVRTSQTASPERRKISFADLHQRVLEQYAPPSVIVNHESDIVHMSDQAGRFLRYVGGEPSHNLLSLIHPSLRLELRTALFQAFHTGKSVEARRVRHQRDERSYYINMIARPFRDMDADFALVLFDEVEETMSADAASSPKEGKDSVLSQLERELQSTKEQLQSTIEQAETSTEELKASNEELQAINEELRSTTEELETSKEELQSINEELITVNQELKSKVEETGQINDDLQNFIASTDIATVFVDRNMRIKSFTPRASEIFSIINSDVGRSLLDITHRLDYADMADDASTAFESLRLIEREVASSGQRWYIARMLPYRTTENIIDGAVLTFIDITERRLAEDRVKEGEERLRLAAETTQDYSIITMDSKGHVTGWNLGAERLYGYAEAEMIGRSAGLIHSDEDRAAGIFEKELSTALEAGRAEDDRWHVRKDGTQFFCSSVLTSLSNGGLHGYAKIGRDITDKKHHEAEQESLLVQNQANDRLKDEFFAMMSHELKHPLNLIQLNAELMSRLSVVKTQAIAARAVHTILGSVRSQARIIDDLLDLSRINTGKFKLNLAPVSLQPCIEEIVGVLQAEATDRDIAITMQMPAAGSDPLVADADPIRVEQIIWNLLNNALKFSENGGVLHVGLSQDEDYLKLTVRDQGEGIAAESLPKIFELFGQVSDHRRSVRKNGLGIGLALVKELVDAHQGKIEVSSPGVGLGATFSVWLPLYQKDDEAVVSTSEAGGHFSGLSILLVDDSEDICMIMEELLVMEGASVTIAHDGSTALGLLEVQEFDLILSDIGMPGMDGHELLRHVRKLPLHMNTAAVALTGYGGSSDIETALEAGFNAHISKPISIETLEQVLIDVMTEKKRAE, encoded by the coding sequence ATGAGCAAGCCCACGCGTAATGCTGGAACTCCCTCTACACCGGTTGAACCGAGCCACTTGAGATTTCCAGTCGTCGGGCTGGGCGCATCAGCAGGAGGGCTGAGCGCTTTATTGCGGTTGTTCGAACACATGCCAAGCAACAATGGCATGGCGTTCGTGGTGGTCATGCACCTGTCTCCCACCCACGAAAGCAACGCCGACAGCATCCTGCAGAAAGCCACCAAGATGAAAGTTCGTCAGGTGAGCAAGCCGGTGCCCATCGAACCCAACTGCATTTATCTGATTTCACCTGGCAAACAATTGACCATGAACGATGGTTATTTACGGGTAACGGATATGCCCGAAAATCAGCCTCGCAATATTGCGATCGACTTGTTCATGCGTACGCTGGCCGATGCACATCAGGAGCGGGCCATCAGCGTGATCCTGACCGGTAGCGGTAGCGACGGTTCATCGGGGCTATCTCGCGTCAAAGAGCAGGGCGGGGTAACCATTGCCCAGTCGCCGGGCGACGCTGAATACGACGATATGCCGCGCAGCGCCATTGCAACAGGCCAGGTCGACTTCACCCTCCCCGTGATTGAAATTCCGCAGAAGTTAATAGAGCTGTGGGACACCATGCGGAACATCCAGCTACCCGCGGATGTAGACATTCCAACCCCTCATCAGCGTATTCAAGATCCCGAGCAGGCGAACGCTGCCGAGGCTGCTCTGAAAGAAATCCTCACGCTCCTGCGCACGCGTACCGGCCATGACTTCAAGCATTACAAACGGGCAACGGTCTTGCGGCGAATTGAGCGACGGATGCAGGTCAACCGCGTCAATGACCTACCGGCGTACCGTACATTTTTACAGGAGCACACCGAAGAGTCGAAGAAGCTACTCGACGACATGCTGATTGGGGTGACCAACTTCTTCCGTGATCGCGAAGCTTTCGAAACGCTTGAGCGCGACATCATCCCACGTCTTTTCGACATTCCGTCCGAAAGTGAAGCTGTCAGGGTCTGGAGTGCCGGCTGCTCATCGGGGGAAGAGGCGTACTCATTGTCCATGTTGCTGGCGGATCAGATCGCATACAGCCAGCGCGATTGTACCTATCAGGTTTTCGCTACTGACATCGATGAGCATTCCATTGCCACTGGCCGTACTGGACTGTACCCAGAGTCGGTGCTTCCAGATATTTCGCCAGCGCGTTTGCGCCAGTATTTTACAAAGGAGCAGTCGCGCTATCGGGTCAAGAAGGAGATACGCGAGCGCGTGTTGTTCGCCATGCATAGCCTGTTGCGTGACCCCCCCTTTTCCAAGCTGCATCTGATTTCTTGCCGGAACTTGCTCATCTATCTCGACCGTGATGTTCAGGCGCAGATCCTACAGATGTTCCATTTCGCCCTGTTGCCAGGTGGGTATCTGTTCCTCGGCAGTTCCGAGTCGGCCGATATCTGTCTTGAGCTGTTCACACCTGTCGACAAGAAAAACCGTATCTACCGTGCCAAGGCCGGCGCTGCCCAGATTCGTCCCAGTTCACCGTTACCCTTCGAAGCAAACACGGCGTCGGTGCGTACCAGCCAAACCGCATCTCCCGAGCGCCGGAAAATTTCCTTCGCCGATCTACATCAGCGCGTGCTTGAGCAATATGCGCCGCCGAGTGTAATCGTCAATCACGAATCGGACATCGTGCACATGTCCGATCAGGCGGGGCGCTTTTTACGTTATGTGGGCGGTGAGCCTTCTCATAACTTGCTCTCCTTGATTCACCCATCGCTGCGCTTGGAGCTGCGTACAGCACTGTTCCAGGCATTCCACACGGGCAAGAGTGTGGAGGCGCGTCGGGTACGGCATCAGCGTGACGAGCGCAGTTATTACATCAACATGATTGCCCGACCCTTTCGCGACATGGACGCCGACTTCGCTCTGGTTCTGTTCGACGAAGTCGAAGAAACCATGAGCGCGGATGCAGCCTCTTCGCCAAAAGAGGGCAAGGACAGCGTGTTGTCGCAGTTGGAGAGAGAGCTGCAGAGCACCAAGGAGCAGCTTCAATCAACCATTGAGCAGGCTGAAACCTCCACAGAAGAGCTCAAGGCGTCCAACGAAGAACTGCAGGCCATCAACGAGGAACTGAGATCAACGACCGAGGAGCTGGAAACCAGCAAGGAGGAGTTGCAGTCGATCAATGAGGAATTGATCACCGTCAATCAGGAGCTCAAGTCCAAGGTCGAAGAGACCGGCCAGATCAATGACGATCTGCAGAACTTCATTGCTTCCACGGATATTGCTACCGTCTTTGTCGACCGCAACATGCGCATAAAGTCCTTCACGCCTCGTGCCTCCGAGATATTCAGCATCATCAACTCGGATGTCGGCCGCTCGCTACTCGATATCACTCATCGCCTCGACTACGCCGACATGGCCGATGATGCCTCGACAGCATTCGAATCGCTGCGCCTCATCGAACGTGAAGTCGCGAGCTCGGGGCAGCGTTGGTACATCGCGCGCATGCTCCCGTACCGCACCACGGAAAACATCATAGATGGGGCGGTACTTACCTTCATTGACATTACCGAACGGCGGCTTGCCGAGGATCGGGTCAAAGAGGGAGAGGAGCGGCTTCGTCTGGCTGCGGAAACGACCCAAGATTACAGCATCATCACCATGGATTCGAAAGGTCATGTGACGGGGTGGAACCTGGGTGCTGAGCGGCTTTATGGCTATGCCGAGGCGGAAATGATCGGTCGCTCCGCTGGGCTTATTCATAGTGATGAAGACCGCGCGGCGGGTATATTTGAAAAAGAGTTGAGTACGGCATTGGAGGCGGGCAGGGCAGAAGATGACCGCTGGCATGTGCGCAAGGATGGCACCCAGTTCTTTTGCAGCAGCGTCCTGACGTCCTTGTCCAACGGCGGTTTGCATGGCTATGCGAAGATCGGCCGCGATATCACCGACAAGAAGCACCATGAAGCGGAGCAGGAGAGCCTTCTGGTGCAGAACCAGGCGAATGACAGGCTCAAAGATGAGTTCTTCGCCATGATGTCCCACGAGCTGAAGCACCCGCTGAACTTGATTCAGCTAAACGCCGAGCTGATGTCGCGCCTGTCGGTAGTCAAGACGCAGGCCATTGCGGCCAGGGCTGTTCATACAATTCTTGGCTCGGTACGCAGCCAGGCGCGCATCATTGATGACCTGCTTGATCTGTCGCGTATCAACACCGGTAAGTTCAAATTGAACCTTGCTCCTGTGAGTTTGCAGCCGTGCATCGAAGAAATTGTCGGTGTCTTGCAGGCCGAAGCCACTGACCGGGACATCGCTATTACGATGCAGATGCCGGCAGCGGGCAGCGACCCCCTGGTTGCAGACGCAGACCCGATACGTGTGGAGCAGATAATCTGGAATCTGCTGAACAACGCTTTGAAGTTCAGTGAGAACGGCGGCGTGCTGCATGTGGGGCTAAGCCAGGACGAGGACTATCTGAAGCTAACTGTCCGCGATCAAGGTGAGGGGATTGCCGCTGAATCATTGCCAAAGATATTCGAGTTGTTCGGGCAGGTTAGCGATCACCGTCGCTCTGTGCGCAAGAACGGGTTAGGCATCGGCTTGGCTTTGGTCAAGGAGCTGGTGGATGCGCACCAAGGAAAGATCGAGGTCAGCTCGCCGGGCGTAGGGCTTGGGGCGACCTTCAGTGTCTGGCTACCGCTTTATCAGAAAGACGATGAAGCTGTGGTGAGCACGAGCGAGGCTGGCGGACACTTTTCCGGTTTAAGCATTTTGCTCGTCGACGACTCGGAGGATATCTGCATGATCATGGAAGAACTCCTGGTGATG
- a CDS encoding alpha/beta hydrolase family protein, whose amino-acid sequence MAAHSEKINIEVGNELMVGTLMSPERKVPGVLFVHGWGGNQQRDLARARGIAGFGCVCLTFDMRGHEQTAASRQRVSREDSLADIVAAYDRLVSQPTIDPEKIAVIGTSYGGYLSAILTELRAVRWLALRVPALYWDEEWSCPKQSLDRERLAQYRRSALTAAQNRALSACAKFTGDALLVESEFDDFVPHTTLMNYRASFEKAHSLSHRIMNGADHALTQDSDQKAYTAILTNWLSEMIVGSRTADYPYYSAYYS is encoded by the coding sequence ATGGCCGCACATAGCGAAAAGATCAATATTGAGGTTGGGAACGAGCTCATGGTGGGCACCTTGATGTCGCCTGAACGTAAGGTGCCGGGTGTGCTTTTTGTTCATGGCTGGGGTGGCAACCAACAACGCGACCTAGCGCGGGCCAGGGGCATTGCTGGGTTCGGTTGCGTATGCCTGACGTTTGACATGCGTGGTCACGAACAGACTGCTGCCAGCAGGCAGAGGGTATCGCGTGAAGATAGCCTGGCCGATATCGTTGCTGCTTACGACCGCCTGGTGAGCCAACCAACTATTGATCCCGAGAAGATTGCGGTCATAGGTACCAGCTACGGCGGCTACCTGTCTGCCATCCTCACAGAGCTTCGCGCCGTGCGTTGGTTGGCGTTGCGTGTGCCGGCGCTGTATTGGGATGAAGAATGGAGCTGTCCCAAGCAATCATTGGATCGTGAGCGTTTAGCGCAGTATCGACGGTCGGCTCTCACTGCAGCTCAGAACAGAGCACTGAGTGCCTGCGCTAAATTCACGGGTGACGCGTTGCTTGTTGAATCCGAGTTCGACGATTTCGTTCCGCATACCACTTTAATGAATTATCGGGCCTCGTTTGAAAAAGCGCATTCGTTATCGCATCGCATAATGAATGGTGCTGATCATGCATTAACGCAAGACAGTGATCAAAAAGCATATACGGCGATATTGACCAATTGGCTGAGCGAAATGATCGTTGGTTCACGCACTGCTGATTATCCTTATTACTCCGCGTATTACTCATGA
- a CDS encoding SDR family oxidoreductase, which yields MTRNQQNQYAMQNPLTQYPQPEFPSQQQPEPGLGQRMVPEPDHGEQSYVGFGRLVGRKALITGADSGIGRAAAIAYAREGADIVLNYLPEEETDALQVVKLIEAEGRRAVALPGDLKDEAFCTSLVANAVEALGGLDILVNVAGKQIAQHHISDLTTQQFDDTFKTNVYAMFWLCKAAVPHMPAGATIINTASIQSYDPSKTLLDYASTKAAIVAFTKALAGQVIDQGIRVNAVAPGPIWTVLQPTAGQPAEKIPTFGSQTPMKRPGQPAECASLYVLLASQESSYITGEVFGVTGGNPLP from the coding sequence ATGACCCGTAACCAGCAAAATCAGTACGCTATGCAAAACCCCCTCACTCAGTACCCGCAACCCGAGTTCCCCTCCCAGCAACAGCCAGAGCCTGGACTCGGCCAACGGATGGTTCCGGAACCAGACCACGGTGAGCAGAGCTACGTGGGCTTTGGTCGTTTGGTCGGTCGCAAGGCTCTGATCACTGGCGCGGATTCTGGAATTGGGCGTGCTGCTGCGATTGCCTATGCCCGCGAAGGTGCAGATATCGTATTGAATTACCTGCCAGAGGAAGAGACTGATGCCTTACAGGTTGTGAAGCTAATAGAAGCGGAAGGGCGGCGGGCCGTCGCTTTGCCCGGGGATCTTAAGGACGAAGCATTCTGCACCTCGTTGGTCGCAAATGCGGTGGAGGCCCTTGGCGGTCTGGACATCCTCGTCAATGTCGCAGGCAAGCAAATAGCCCAGCATCATATTAGTGACCTGACCACGCAGCAGTTCGATGACACCTTCAAGACCAACGTCTATGCGATGTTCTGGCTGTGCAAAGCTGCCGTTCCGCATATGCCCGCCGGCGCCACGATCATCAACACCGCCTCGATTCAGTCCTACGATCCTTCCAAGACGCTGCTCGACTACGCATCCACCAAGGCCGCTATCGTCGCATTCACAAAAGCCCTGGCCGGCCAGGTGATCGACCAGGGCATTCGTGTCAATGCCGTGGCCCCAGGGCCAATCTGGACAGTGTTGCAGCCTACCGCTGGTCAACCCGCCGAGAAGATTCCCACGTTTGGTTCGCAGACGCCCATGAAGCGACCTGGCCAGCCTGCGGAGTGCGCCTCCTTGTATGTCCTGCTCGCTTCACAGGAATCGAGCTACATCACTGGCGAGGTATTTGGTGTAACGGGCGGCAATCCTCTCCCGTAA